The Musa acuminata AAA Group cultivar baxijiao chromosome BXJ2-2, Cavendish_Baxijiao_AAA, whole genome shotgun sequence genome contains the following window.
TCAGAAAACATAATCATGAACCACGATTATCACTCTTAATCagcataaaaaatatttagttaCTTCCTCTGTCCACAGAGAAGTTAAAAATATAGCCAAACTAGCAACTCATTGATAAGCTTTTCTGTTTCAATGGTTCCTTTTTCAAAGGTTTATGGATCACCTAGGGTTTTTGCCAGTTGTTTAAGCTCATTTTTCCTGTGCCTCCGAAGGTGATGGCCTAACCAGATGTCAACCTCTTCTATCACGTTTAAGTTTGATAAACAGATCAGATATCATCCTATAATATTAATGTCGGGCATGAGAAATATTGATTGGTTCAGTAACTTTTAAAATTTTGTGtaaaaaaagcaaaaagaagAGTTTCTGTTGTCTTCCTGTTGTGATAGCATCGACCATATCAAGTCCAATATTGGTTTGCCAATAGTGAGAAGGGATCGATTTATCCTTGTCGATAATAATCAGGTATCCTCAAAGACCAGATACATACGACCAAACTTAAGTGACGCCAACTCCAAAAGGTAGAAGGAAAATTTTCCACGAACAATAAAGAACCCTAAAAGTTGCAATCTTTTCTACGCTAACGCAGTATTTCGTCCAATTCACCTACATACTGACCCAAATTCCATTCGAGTCACCCAAAATAATAGGAAGAATAACCCTAAAGAATCGAGGAACGCACAAATCACAACGGCAGAGAGCCGAACAACTTACCCTATTAGCATCGGGATGGGGGCGCGGCTGCCAGGTCCTGGAGCCGGAGACCGTCTTGGGGGAGGCGTCGAACCGCCGCGCGACAGAGAtggggaaggaagaggaggagaagctggGATTGGAAGGCCTGAGTAGGAAGGGCGTCGCAGGAGGTGTCCAATCGGAGTTAGAAGATAGGGGCGGGTGGACGAATAGGCATTTGGAGGGTGGCGGCACTATGGCGATCCCCAACATCACCGCCATCGATCGCCACCTCTTCTCTTCTGCCGCAAACTCCTGGCTCTTCGAGGGGTGGAGCAGAGGGACGGGTGACTTTAATCTTATGCATTGGCCGAGTTACGACCAATGCCTTCTAAATCACCTAACGACAAAATAACCAACGAAAGCCTGCGGCAGTATTTTTGTCTCAAgattaacaaaacaaaaaaataaaaaataaaaataaaagtatatatatatatatatatttctgttaaaaattagattatatatatatggggtaaattctcaaaaaaaaaaaattgaatgatcATCGCCTTTTAAAATTTCCTACAGAGCGTTtgtatttttgaaaatattttagaacttttgaaaatattttgaaacgatacttttttttttttctaaaatgataCTTAAAACTAGACTTTTTTTAACAATTACTTGCGACCTTCACGCTATGGCTTGCCATCAGTTGTAAACCCACCCCCTCCCCTCACTCGTAGCTCTCATCATCAGTTGTAGGGGAGGAAGGAAAGGAGCACACTATTAACtgcaagagaggaaggagaagtggTGGCCACACACCCTTTGTCATCAGTTGCAAGCCCCTCTCGCACCATTGACTACCGGTAATGAAAGAGAGGGGACAACTACATGCCGCCTTCACTATCGATTATAGGCCCTCTTTACCCCGTCGCTCATGAGTGAGAAAGGAGAGGGGGCAAATCATGCACCATTATCATCCTTGTTTATTACCCATAGGCTCCCCTTGTGTTGTCAACCACAAGTAAGGAATGAGGGGAGATAGCCCATATGCCCTTACCATCGATTGtaggggaggaggaaggaggaaaggAGTGCAGGTGTGCAACGATAGAGCCAACGGGATCAATGATAGGTCCGGAGTAAAAACGGATAAAATGATCAACTTTTTtcttacacacacacatacatatacatatacatatacatatacatatacatatacatatatatatatatatacacacatatgtatgtatatacatacatacatacacacatacatacatatacatatacatatacatatatatacatgtatatatatattatatatatatatatgtatatatatatacatacatactttTGTCCATAGCTTAGCACATGTTTCAATTGATTCACAGATTTGATACGTCCATGCCTAGGTGGAAACTAAGAAACAGATCAAACCTTGTGGATAAGATATTTTACAGGGGCTGCCATTGACCTCCCAAGCTCAGAGAAAATAGAAGAGCAGTGAATCTGTCAACACTAAGTCTGGTGACAGAAATCTCACATTTAGGAGCCATACTAAGATCTGGCATTATCGACAGCACGAGAAATCATACAAGAAAACCACATAACCAAACATGTATACAAATGCTATACCTGTTCAGTGCCATGAATCCAATTGCAAAAATGTAAATGATGAACAGAAAACTGTGGTTTGATACATTATGACAGGAATAGAGAAGTATACCGGCCTGAGCTCCGCAATGACCTTAGGTTACATCTCCTTTCTTCCCTTCCCCCCAATGAAAAACAAGGCTATATGATTTATGCGTTTCTCTTTCTGCCTAATGGAACATTCTTGTCATATTTACAGTAATTAAAATGCTGCAGGTGTGATATAAAGGGCTGCTGTGATGATCATAGATGGTCACCACCCCATCTTTGTTGAAACAAAATTTGCAGCTGTGTGACCCTGGAAGAGATTAAGGTGCTTTTTCTCTTGATTCATCAATGATGGCTCGTCCGATGGAATACGTATCAAGGAAATCAATATCGGTGTCAACCTGAAGCTCTTTAAACATTGCCATGACTTGAATCATAGTTGGCCTATGAAGCGGTTGATCATCCAAACACTCGAAGGCAATCTTCAAATACTGGTAGAGTTCGGCATCCCCTAACTTCTTCCCCATCAAATCTGGATCAAAAATCTCACTGCATCTGTTCTCCTTCACCAATTGCTTAGCCCAGCCAACAAGGTTGTTGTCACCAAACTCCAATGGGTCGATGGGTTTCTTCCCCGACAAGAGCTCCAAAAGCACCACTCCGTAGCTATACACGTCCCCCTTTGTCGTGCATCTAAAACTCTGGTAGTATTCAGGTGGCACATAGCCTGGTGTACCAACAAGAGTGCTCACGCTGAGATGGGTGTCAAGAGCATTCATAAGTCTCGCCATTCCAAAATCTGATACCCGGGCTTCCAAGTTCTCATCTAATAGCACATTGCTGGACTTCATGTCCCTGTGTATGATATGAGGTACACAACTGTGGTGAAGAAAAGCAAGCCCCCTTGCTGACCCAATTGCAATCTTTTTCCTTCCTCCCCAATCCAGCTTGGTGGCTCCACCCTTGCTCTTGTCATGGAGAACCATATCTAAGCTTCCAAACTTCATGTACTCATAAACCAAAAGCCTCTCTTCGCCAATCTTGCAATAGCCCAGCAGAGGTACAAGATTTCGGTGCTTAATTTTGCCAATAGTCTCCATCTCAGCAGTGAACTCCCGTTCCCCCTGGCCGGTGACATGTATCAGCTTCTTGATTGCAACAACACTTCCATCCTTGAGTCGAGCCTTATAGACTTCTCCAAACCCACCAGAACCGATTAAACTGTCAGCACTGAAGCCATTGGtggcctcgaggaggtgggcaaaAGTAAGCTTCCTTAAAGGCTTCTCGAAAGTGGCAACATTGATGCTGAGAGGCTCGAGAACACCAGACAGCTTCCAACTAGTAGTACCAGAGGTGGGGAGACTCTCAACATAACCAACTCTCAACTCATCAGTCTTCTGGTGCTTTTTCATCTTGTAGAGGGCGAGCAAGAGTAAGAATACAATGAGCACAGAAAACACAATGCCGATAAGAATGCTCCAACCAAAGAATCTCCTCCCACCAGAATCATAATAGAAGTCATGGTTGCTGGCTTTGGCTCCACAGGGGGGCAAGGGAAGGCCACAAAGGccagaattgttctcatagcgtgTTGGCGGAAATGTTGTAAGCTGGCCTGTGGTCGGAATCGGTCCACTGAGATTGTTGTTTGAGACATCCATGTCACTCAGGAATGTGAGGCTGCCCAGCGCTCCAGGGATGTTTCCAGTGAGATGGTTGTGGGAGAGATCAAGCACGCCGATCATTCTTAAGCCACCAAAAGTCTCAGGTATGGTCCCTGTAAGCTCATTGTGCCCCAAATTTAGAACTTGGAGATAGTCCATTGACCCAAAGTTCTCTGGGATGGTCCCTGAGAGCGAATTGTAGGAGAGGTCCAGGTAGATCATACTTCCATTGCCCGGAAAAGAATAGACTGTTGTCCCAGTGTAAATTCTAGTGGCAGGGCAAGAATGCACCAAAGGGAAGTTGGCCAATCTCTCGGGCCGGATATCCTCAAATTCGAAGAGCACGCCGGCCCCTGGACATATGTTCCCAGCCTCGTTTCTCAAGAATGCAAATTGCTTGCCGGAGACAATGCCTGGGACTATAAGCCCAGCTTGTGATGCCAGTGTTCCAGGAATAGGGCCGCTAAGGCGATTGCTTGCAAGGTCAAGCCATATGAGGTTCTGACAGCTACCGAACTCCGGTGGTATCTCccccgagagattgttgttacccAATTGGAGAATTGCAAGGCTCTGGAGCCTCCCAATACGACTGGGGATCCTTCCTGTGAGGTGGTTGCCAGAGAGCGAGACCCATACAAGATTCACGCACTTGGTAAGTGACGACGGAATGCTACCGGTGAGCATGTTGTAGCTGAGAATTAGCGTCTCCAAGCTGGTGCTGTTTGAACAGAGGCTTTCTGGTATTTCACCAGAGAGATTGTTGGCCCAGATCACCAAATCCACAAGCTTCGGAAGCGACCAGATCCCTGGGGGAACCGGCCCGTTCAGCTCATTGAAGCTAAGATCGAGGGACCGAAGATTAGTACAATTACCAAGATCAAGAGGCATTGCTCCTGAGAGAAAATTATTGGGCAACAAGATCCTCTCAAGGTTTGGAAGAGATGAGCATAGCCCAGTGGGGATTTCACCAGTGAACTCATTGGAGCCGAGATCAATAACTTCAAGCAGTGAACAACTGGTCAGTGCCGTCAACGGCACGGGGCCACTGATATTGTTGAATGGGAGGTGGAGATATCTCAGAGCAGGCAGAGTACTAATGACATGCTCGATGAAATCGCCTGAGAGCTGGTTATTTCCGAGGTCCAGTCTTTGAAGCGAAGAGCATGAGACAAACGTCGACAGCAGGCCACCGGTGAGGCCATTGCCAGCGAGGTTGAGCTCCACCAGAGTCCCACATGTTTGACCCAACTCAGGCGGGATTTCACCAGAAAACCGATTGTTTGCCAATGACAAACGCTGCAAACTCACAAAGTTCTTCCAGAACGATGGGATCTCGCCAGTGAAATTGTTGCCCGAGAGGTTGAGCTCCTCAAGCTTACGGCAGCTGGCCAAGCTCAGGGGCAGCGCAGTGCCATTGAGCCCATTGTAGGACAAGTCCAGCACCATCATACTGCCGCAGGTCCCCAAGTCGAAGGTCGAGAAATCCCCAGAGAGGTTGTTGTAGGAGAGGTCGAGGAACGTGAGGTTCGTGCAGGAAGGCACGTCCCCCATCCTCCCGGTGAGCTTGTTGTCGGAGAAGTTGAGGTAGCTGAGGCCGCTGCAGCTCGAGAGGGAGTAGTTGAGCAGCCCGTAATCGGAGATTCGGTTGCGAGACAGATCGAGCTCCCGTATGGAAGCCTCGAATGGAAAGATCCCGCCATGGATCGAGTTCCTCGACAGGTTGAGAGAAACCAGGCGCGGACAGGAGGACAAGAACTTGGAGGGAATGGTCTCATTGAAGGTGTTCGACGATAAGTCCACCGTCTCGAAGCCGCAGGGAAGTGACGATGCCGTGCTGCTGTACGAGAGGTTGCCGTAAAAGGAGTTCCCGCGGAGATTGAGATAGCGGAGGCCCGGAAGCGCCATGAGATGCTCGAGGTTAAGGCGGCCAGTGAGGCCCATGTTGCTGAGATTTAAGCTGCGAACCCGGCCGTCGGCTGCCGAGCACACGACGCCGGTCCACGAACACCGGCTGCTGCCGGAATCAGAACCATCAACCGTCCAGTTCTGCAGGAAGCCCTTCGGATCGGAGTCAACTGACGAGCGCTTGAATCGGATCAAAGCAGAGACCTCCTCAGGTGCCGCCATGGACGAAGGGAAAGCAGTTAAGGTTatcaagaagaggaagaggaaggcgaAGCTGTCGCTTTCCATTGCTCGAGACTGTAGGAGGGAACACAGAAGACTCCTTTTTAGAATCGtcgctcctcttcctcctcggctTCGCGAGCCTTCACATCTGAGGACCGCTGGCAACGTAAACAGAAACCTCTGCGAGCTCCAAAAGAGGAAATCTTACGACTCTGCTGCCATTTGTAAAGTAGAAGAAGAACAGTAGAAGAAGAATCACCGACTTACTGATGAAGGCCTTCATCGAGCCGCCGACGGCGCAGAAGAAAGATCAGATTTTGACATCACCCCAAGATCCCCGGCACCTGAAAAATCAAGAATCTGTAGATAAACCCCAATaaaaccaagaaaaagaaaagaatcaaattcTGGAAGAAAATGAGACTGAAGAAAAATGGCATCTTTGAAGCGAAAACTGACCCTCACGAGGTGTAGGCATCGATCTCGAACGATCCTACAAAGAAATGGCTAGGGCAACCAGAACCAACCAGAAAAGGATTTTGATGGTTGCAGAGAAACGGATTCAGGCAGGCTTTAGTGAGAGAAGAGGTTTGtggcaagaggaggaggaagggaaggAGAAGCGAAGACACCAGCCAAGGCGGAAGAAAAGGCGAGGAGGCAAAGGAGAAACATTTAGCGCCTGATTAATTAATCTAATGGTGCTTTGGAGGGTTTGTCTGCTTCCATCTTCACTCGTAAGAAGGAAAGTAATAGTTCGATTACCAAAGATTTAACAAAGCAaaaccttttctttcttttcctccttTTTCTCCTTACTGTCTCTCCATTGCCGAGTCGGTCAAACTCGGGATTTGATGCTCACGAGTCCCCCTTTTTGGCATCCCCTCTTTCCCAAAAAATAAACTAACCCCTTAACTCTCTTCTCCCGCAGCTCCTCCCCTACCCCTCTGTGCTTCCACATTCTCCTTGTTCATCTATATTCTGCAGGATTTCTATGATGGTGGTAGGCCAACATCTTCTTGTTCGGGAACGAGTTTGAATCTGCAGCTGAGCAGAACAGGCAATTCACGTGTATGGTGGAGGAGGTGTCAAGATCAAGTACAGTTCACCAGAAGCCATGTTGTCAGTGCATGCAGTGAATGGAAGATGAGGGGGGAGGAGGATGACCCTCCTTGAAGGGGCTAAGTTTAAGATGACCACCGGAATCCGGCACCGTAGAGGTGCCCCTGTTGTGCATGATTCCAAATGGGTCTCATCCAATACAGACAAAACACATCATCATGACATACTCAGCCAGAAATTTCCAGACAATACTTCCTTTCTAATAAAGCTTATCATCATCTGAAACCTCCAGTTTGCTCTGCTCTGCTCCGCTCCGCTCACCCTGCAGAATCGAAGGTTTCAAGAAGGAGACTAGCCTTATTGCCCGTTAAATCAGGAGGCAGCTCCATGCAAAGGGGGTAAAGGAAAAGCAAATGACATATGGCAGACTTGCCTTGTTATTATATTATCTGTTCATTCTTCATGAATTCACAAGTTGCGTTCTGTTCCATGATTCAGAGCATGTGGCGCAGCTGCTTGCAGCTCACTCCCTGTCCTTGACTGACGCATGATCATGGCAAACTAGATATCTTCTAATCAATGGAACCTGTACTTTGGATCTTCTAATCAATGGAGCCTGGTGGCACGTAGCACGTAATTTTCACTGCAAGAGAACAAAAAGAAGTCAGGCCAAGGCATCCTTTGTTGAATGCATGTGTGATAAGGACATGAACAGATCCTCCACAGTCATCACCATTGGATTCATCATCTAACTGGAGAACGCACCAATTCCTTACCGCACAAATGCACAGTGGCAGTCTTGTAGTTGTTGGGAGCGGATGGGGGCTAGTTTGGGAAAAGTAGCAGAAGCGGAATCATCGGTAATAAACCGCCGATCTAAAAATATTTCGTCTAGGTCATATTTACCCCCACCGGAGGGGTGGGCCCCACGCGACGTATTGGTGGGTGCGCACGAGCGGCAATTAATGCGGGGCCGTGTCTTTTTGTCTTGCGTTACGCCCGACAACGACGGGTGGCAGCATGTGGGGTAAGCGTACCGCACCAAAGATGCGGAGTCTGTCTACCCCCGCTTTTCCCCTGTCGTTCTTCCTTTAGGTGTCACCGGTGAGTGCGCAGAACCGGAAGCGCTCAGGGGTGTTTTGGGTATCTCAGTTTCCACACGTGCGCCCGACAGCTGTCGCACGAGTCTGCGTTCGCGATGCCAAACCCAATCCAACGCTCCATCGCGGCAAGTCACGTCGTCATCGTCTTCCTCCTCCGTTCGGCTACTTCCACTTAACCTTAATCTTTAATGAGATAACGACCCATACGAATTATTTTGTCAGGATATCGTCGTCATGTCGCGCCTGAGCGGTGGCAACGAGCACTCCGATTGAGGAGCCTCCTTCTTCCTCTGCTCGCACGTGCATCGATCCAAGGGATTGTTTTGGCGAGGTGGACAGGAGTATGGAGGGGAGATGATTCCCCCCCCTGACACAGCGATCCTTGTGCTACGTGAGAAGCTCCTCCGTCACATACTGTAATCAATAGCTTCCTGCATGCATGCACTCACGAAGGAAGGGGGGCGTTCCCAATGCCACGAGACGCCAGCACAGGGATGCTTTGCATGGGGGTTCCACCACTGTGCCTGACATGGAAGTTGGTGCTCCTCGTGACACCTACATTAAATCAAACCAAATGGGGGCATGAATGTTTGAGCTTTTTGCTTGAATGGGTGCGAGGCATCTGCCCCCACTTCTCACACCCTCACCACGATAAAATACAACGCAAGATGATCTTGTAATTTGCGTGCCGTAATTTTCTAGTCGTCTCTCTCCGTTATCTACGATTAGATTTCCCCATCACCGGCTGTCGTAGGGAGAGGAAAAGATGAAGAAGTTGGACTATCCATGAACCTTTTCCTCCATCCTACTCTTCATTTAGGTGCCTGTCTATAGCTAGTAGGATAAGAAAACACTAGTTAAGTGATGAGGTTATGTCTTCTAGTCGTCTCTCCATTATGAGTCCCATAGGATCATAAACACTATGCTCCTTAATTAGCCTTGTGATTTTTGGTTCTCTCTGGTCTTTGATCTTGCAAACTACCCTACCTTTCCTAAACCTAGCGAGAATAGTTGGCTGCCTCAAGAAAGATAtacatatgttgatttagatcgaTAGGACTTGTGTGTCTGTGTGTTGAaactgggagacttttgtcatcaATCATTAGCCTAGCTGTGTTAGGTTTGGAGAAAGGATCCCATTCCCACATTCAGATGTATCAGGAGTCAAAACTGGTTGGAGAAGGTGAGGAAAACATGCACGAATATGGTGACAACTAAGGAGTCGATAAGACCCCACGAATCTTAGTAGGAGAAGTTAGAGATCACGAGTCCTCAGGGACAGATGTGATGTGAATTAGGTGGGTTCGGTTGTTGCAAGGAAGGGAAGGGAGCGGAGTGCAACTACTACACCGACGACGCTCGCAGTTGAGTTGGAAGCCTGGACTGAAGATATTGGATAATCGATGCACTCGAAACAAATTTCTGGATTATGATGGAAGCACAGATTCATGGCCGGTAGAAAAATCCAGCAAGTTCTCAGTAGTTTACGATCATCAGAGGGATTGATGTGTTCCTACTACTGTCTCTTTCCATTAATTTGACTCACTTATAGCTTTCCTTTACCGTCCATGGCAGACTTGTTATGTCATGACACTGCTCTGACGCAGGACCTTTCAGGACAAGGATTTATGGACCTGTCATTGTGGCTGATGACAGAAAATACGAGTAATAATATCCCAAGGAGAAAATGCACAGTCGGGACGGAGGATGAAGTGATTCTGAGAAGATTCCATCAAATATGCAGCTAACTAAGCAACAATTTAGTGTCTATCTAATAATTCATGCAAGAGTCGATCGAAGAACAATCAACAAACCAGTAGCTTTCTGATGCTGCAAGGAAGAGAAGTCCAATCTTGAAATCAATGACTTCGATCCTTTAGTCGGGCCTTGTAGACGTCTCCGGATCCACCGGTACCGATTAATCTGTCAGCACCGAAGCCATCGGTGGCCTCGAGTTGGTGGGCAAAAGTGGCAACATCAATGCTGAGAGGCTCGAGAACACCAGAGAGGTTCCAACTGGTCAGCGGTGGGGCGACTCTCAACATAACCAGCTCTCGACTCGTCGGTCTTGTACGGGGCAAGCAACAGTAAGAATAATACACTGAACACAGACAACACAATGCCGATAAGAACGCTCCCACCATTGGCCATGCAGCCAAGCTGTGTTGTTCCCGATTAAAACACACATTTAATTGATCTCAAGTAAACATTATGATTTATCCAACTACTGCTGAGGCTTCACATCACTCATATTTATTCTATGATAATTAATTTACATGTGAACACTTTTATActcgatgatttatataaaaataaattttatttttgtttcttaattttataaataaaataatatatctattGAGTTCTTTTTTTATCTCGTTTCTTACGGATGACATGAGTACGAGACATCCTTGGTCTAAgatcaaaataaagaaaatatcatTGAACTTCACAAATCACTCGGTCAATCACTATTTCTTCTATTGCTACTCTAATAGACGTGTGATATCATCGTCTTTGACATCTGTTATTCTCTATTCAACGATAGCtaattttttgttattccttTTCAACTTCCAAACTAAATAAAACTGTTTGATACTTGCGTTAGCAATAAAAGTCACAAACTATCTTTTGGAATATCTTCCATAACCTGTTCCaaatcatttgaaattatttatactaatgtTTGGAGCCCTGCTCCAACTACttcatttgatgattttaaattttatattatttttatatattattttattatatatacatgACTTTATCATCTCAAATATAAATATGAAGTTGCGATAGTTTTTACTTATTTTATAAAAAGTAGTTGATAACTTTTATTCTACCATTAAACTAGTTTACTGGAGGAGATGAATACCAAGCTTTAATAATTTACCTCTCATGGTGAGGTATACAATATCTCAAGTCTCATGGTGAGGTATACAATTTACCATGATACATACCTCAACTATTTGATTTTACCAAATAAAAACACCGATATATAGTTGAAACTAGTCTCACCCTCCTATACCAAGCCTCTATATCACTAATCTTTTGTTCAATAGCTTTTCAGACTATTGTCTATCTCATTAAACCATATGTTCACCCAAATCCTACAACATTGG
Protein-coding sequences here:
- the LOC135605445 gene encoding brassinosteroid LRR receptor kinase BRL1-like — protein: MESDSFAFLFLFLITLTAFPSSMAAPEEVSALIRFKRSSVDSDPKGFLQNWTVDGSDSGSSRCSWTGVVCSAADGRVRSLNLSNMGLTGRLNLEHLMALPGLRYLNLRGNSFYGNLSYSSTASSLPCGFETVDLSSNTFNETIPSKFLSSCPRLVSLNLSRNSIHGGIFPFEASIRELDLSRNRISDYGLLNYSLSSCSGLSYLNFSDNKLTGRMGDVPSCTNLTFLDLSYNNLSGDFSTFDLGTCGSMMVLDLSYNGLNGTALPLSLASCRKLEELNLSGNNFTGEIPSFWKNFVSLQRLSLANNRFSGEIPPELGQTCGTLVELNLAGNGLTGGLLSTFVSCSSLQRLDLGNNQLSGDFIEHVISTLPALRYLHLPFNNISGPVPLTALTSCSLLEVIDLGSNEFTGEIPTGLCSSLPNLERILLPNNFLSGAMPLDLGNCTNLRSLDLSFNELNGPVPPGIWSLPKLVDLVIWANNLSGEIPESLCSNSTSLETLILSYNMLTGSIPSSLTKCVNLVWVSLSGNHLTGRIPSRIGRLQSLAILQLGNNNLSGEIPPEFGSCQNLIWLDLASNRLSGPIPGTLASQAGLIVPGIVSGKQFAFLRNEAGNICPGAGVLFEFEDIRPERLANFPLVHSCPATRIYTGTTVYSFPGNGSMIYLDLSYNSLSGTIPENFGSMDYLQVLNLGHNELTGTIPETFGGLRMIGVLDLSHNHLTGNIPGALGSLTFLSDMDVSNNNLSGPIPTTGQLTTFPPTRYENNSGLCGLPLPPCGAKASNHDFYYDSGGRRFFGWSILIGIVFSVLIVFLLLLALYKMKKHQKTDELRVGYVESLPTSGTTSWKLSGVLEPLSINVATFEKPLRKLTFAHLLEATNGFSADSLIGSGGFGEVYKARLKDGSVVAIKKLIHVTGQGEREFTAEMETIGKIKHRNLVPLLGYCKIGEERLLVYEYMKFGSLDMVLHDKSKGGATKLDWGGRKKIAIGSARGLAFLHHSCVPHIIHRDMKSSNVLLDENLEARVSDFGMARLMNALDTHLSVSTLVGTPGYVPPEYYQSFRCTTKGDVYSYGVVLLELLSGKKPIDPLEFGDNNLVGWAKQLVKENRCSEIFDPDLMGKKLGDAELYQYLKIAFECLDDQPLHRPTMIQVMAMFKELQVDTDIDFLDTYSIGRAIIDESREKAP